The genomic DNA TTTCATTTCCACTATTTCTTCTGTTTGCTCTGAGAATCTTTATTGTGTTTTCTTGGTGAAGTTTCATCAAGTGAAAGAAGCCTGTTTCTGTGTTTCTGATGCGGGTTATTATTATGGTAATGAGTCTTTTGAGTTTTGACTGCTGAGTAAAAGCAGATGAAGTTAGATTTTTGTTCAATAAAGAGACTGGTTAGTAGTAGCATTCTTGTTCTTGTAGTGTCCCTTTGAGATTTCCCATCTCCAGCTTCGTTTTGAGTgctaaatttcttttctttctgctCCTTCTTTGAAAGTTTGGGTTTACTTGTGAAAGATGCGTACGTTCCAGCAGCCTACAATGAGGGATGGAGTTGTGGGTGGTGATGGGCAAGTCCTAGATTTGGACACTGCTGTAAAAGATGGGGTTTTGGGTGGTGTTGATGGCGGGGTAATTGGCGGTGGTGGTGTTGCTGAGAAATTGGATCTGAAGAAGATGATTGAAGAGCTTGATTTGGCGGAAGTGCCTTCGGTGTTTATATGCCCAATCTCTCTTGAGCCAATGCAAGACCCTGTCACTCTTTCCACCGGCCAAACTTACGAGAGGTGCAACATTCTCAAATGGTTCAGTTTGGGGCGCTATACTTGCCCCACTACAATGCAAGAGCTTTGGGATGATTCCGTTACACCTAATAACACACTTTACCAATTGATTCACACTTGgttttctcaaaaatatttgcttGTGAAGAAGAGATCCGAGGATGTACAAGGAAGAGCAAGTGAGCTCGTCGAGACAGTAAAGAAAGTCAAGGGTCAAGCAAGAGTTCAAGCCCTGAAAGAGCTGCGACAGTTGGTGGCAGCTCATGCAACCGCTAGAAAGACACTGGTCGATCAAGGTGGGGTTGCTGTAATCTCTTCCTTGCTTGGTCCATTTACCTCGCATGTTGTTGGCTCTGAGGTAATTGCCATTCTGGTGAATTTGACACTTAATTCTGAATCCAAAACAACCTTGATGCAGCCTGCCAAAGTTTCATTAATGGTAGATATGTTGAATGAGGGGTCTATTGAGACCAAGATTAACTGCACACGCTTGATTAGGAAATTGATGGAGGTTGAGGATTTTCGTCCAGAGGTTGTCTCAAGGCATAGTCTTTTAGTAGGGTTGATGAGGCTGGTGAAAAATAAGAAACACAGCAGTGGGATTTTGCCTGGACTTAAGCTACTCAGGTCAATATGTTTGCATAAAGAAGTTAGGAGTTTGATAGTCAGCATTTCAGCCGTTCCTCAGCTTGTTGATTTGTTGCCTTCTCTGGATCCTGAATGTTTAGAGTTAGCACTCTGTATCTTGGATGAACTTTCATGCGTACCAGAAGGAAGATTAGCTTTGAAAGACTGTGAAAACACAATACCAAATATGGTGAGGCTGTTGATGAGAGTTTCTGAAAGTTGTACTCAGTATGCATTGTCAATCTTATGGTCTGTATGCAAACTTGCTCATGAGGAATGCTCAACCATTGCCGTGGATGCGGGCCTAGCTGCAAAACTTCTTCTTGTCATTCAAAGTGGTTGCAATCCCGACTTGAAGCAAAGGTCTGCTGAACTACTAAAGCTGTGTAGTCTAAACTACACTGATACCATTTTCATTTCCAAGTGCAAGCTCACAAGGACCATCCAATGAGTGGAATATTATGCTTGTTGTCTTATACACTATCCCTTTGATGCTAGGGCAGTGGAGTTGAGGGTCTGATGGATCAGCTACGAAGTGTAAATAGTGGTTGCTTCCTTGTATATTCTTAATCACTTTAGTTTCAGTTATTGATTCTAAAATCATTCAGAAGCATATTATCCTGTGGTGGATTGACATCAATTGGTCATCTGCAGTTTCCAATTGTCAATGCCGTAGATAAACCTCATCAAGAAGTTTTGTAAAATGTTAGATTTTGGTGGATTCTTTAGGAATTGCTTTGTTCTCTTTAGATCTTAGTTTCCAGGGTGCCCTCCAATTTTCCCTCCTATTGTTGTGGGAGTGTTCGCTTTTGAACCCCACAAATGCAGAGGCTGGAGTGCCTTTTGGCCTTCAATTGTCAATTCAACGTTCAAGGAATGAAATTAGCTACTCTATTGTTATAATTATCCGGTCTTACCTTTCACTCTATTCTGAATTGATAAAGACAAAGTAATGGTTTCCATTTTACTTGTTCATCAAGATATTCTTGCTTCAAAGATGGCAACCCTGGCGCACGGGAAGAGAAAGCGATGAAATTTTGGTCTCTGCTTGACTGATTTGCTAACAAATTACTAAAATGGTAAGACTGTCGACACCTGTACTTTTATTCAACCCTTTGCGGGCATGAGTTAAGGACAAGACCTCCGGTTACCTCACCCTCAATCACTCTTTCACATGAAAAGATAGAAAAGAAGATGAAGGGATCCACTCAACCCTCTTCTTCAATTATTGTTACTAATATCAAAAAGTAAATCCAGTTTGTGAGGGTTGGCACCATCAGCAACCGGGGAGCAACTTAAGCTTGTCAGTGGTAGTTTGAgtgacaaatgaaaaaaatttgaagcatGAAAGTAAGAGTTTAAATccttttttatgatattttaatattaaattctgAACTGATTTAATGTTGTAGATGTAAGATATATTACTAACTCAAAATTTGACTCGATGAAATCGGTTCAACCCTTTACAAGATTGCCCGACCAATGCCCCTCCAAGAGGACCAGGACCATGCGATAAACGTTGTCTTCTCTGTAATCAACACAACTCTTCATCAACCAAACAACTAAATATACACTAGGATAAATACAAGAAATTAAAGGGTATCTCTGGAATCCTATTTATCCAGATCAAATGCTGATAAAACTAGGATAAGGTTATGATATATTGGAGACTGAATGGTGGGCAGCGTTTCCCTTTGACATAAACATAACATTAAATGCAATAGGTAGATTGTTTTTAACCAAGGAAGAATTATCGTCTTGTAATCATCTATTCATAAGGGGAAACAAGAACTTTGAATAATGGTGGGGCTTCAAAGCGCGCTACAGTGAAGACCAAACACTGGTTACACATTCATTGCTTTGGCTACTACCGCACCTTTTGTCACCTAgacaaatttcttcattttcaataatattaaatttaacatggAGAAAGCAAAACAGGAGATTCCTCCTTTGAAACCTTGCTTGTCCTTTTAGGGGGCCCCTACTGATGTTCTCAGTATTGGGCATCTTTGAATAACAGTTTCCAACcaagaaaaattttatctcaagATCTTTGTTCTGAAATTGGACCTACTTCAACTCTCAGTTATATCAAAGACTTTCATGTGTCTGTCCCTAGTTTTGGTTTAATACTTTTAGAACCTCAATTATAGTGACAGAACATATGCAAGTGAAACTTCGGGTATAATGAGCAATCTCACAGCACTATACTAGGAGATAGAACATATGCAGGTGAAACTTCGGGTATAGTAACCTATCTTACAACACTATACCATTGTTGCTAAAGGAGATTTGAAGCTTTGCTCTCCAAtgtttgaaaactcattttttaatattcaaattaccTATCAAGGGTTATGTGCCTATGTTTCTCCTTTTACCCTTTTAATGTCCATTGAATATGGACTAtcctttttctctcttaagaAACAGCTTggattttcaataataattataaaaattgtattgaaAGTTGGTGCTGGTTGCACAGAATGTTTAGCTAAATGCGGGAGCTCAGGAGGAGAGAATTTGCATGTGGGCTATGACTGTAGCCCAATTTAAGTAATATTCCCAAGTGAAAAGAACTTATAGTATTGGTGAAACGTGCTTGTTAGATTGGGCAAGAGCAGTAAAAGGAaagcaaaaatgaaaatgattcctTCTCAGAGCGGCCTGTTCTTCTGACTGACTTACGAAAATTGATAGTGGCATTATTTGATTATGAACCTTCAAGAGAAAGCCAAAGTTCCTTTTGTTTCTGCTTCCCAATTTGGGTGCTTTTTTTGTAAGAAATATAGCTAATcagacaattaaaatttttaaaaaaggaaTCAGCCTTGAGGAAAcccattttctaaatttaaagaGGAAAAGAAGGGTGTTTAATTTATGAGTGTGAGGGCATTTCATGCGCTGGAAGGCAGGGCCACAATGGAGCCAATTGAAAATTAACCTATATATATTTTCGTATTTATGATATCTTGGGAtgtttctacattttttttggtgttttgattaattgaatCGGTCAAGTGGAGGTCTCACTTCCCTTTAGGGGATAACTTTtggagaggggtgttacaagtTTCCTCCTCAAGGTTTAAAATTTGAGTCCTATCAATTTTTAACCTGAGACTTGATgcaacaaataatttttcaattatcaacTTTGCTTCTTCTAGATAGACTACCTCAATATAaaggtaattttatattatatacttcTCCTAGGAGTTCTTTCCTATGAAAGAAATGCTTAAGTCAAAGAATCTAAACTAAGCAAGGAAAACATTGAAAATCTTGACTTAAATCTTCTCCATGACTATATTATGACCATGGACATTTGGTCCTTGAGTTCTTTATCCTCTTTTAGGAACCCTTTGAGGCGTGATTCTTAGAATTCCCTCATACTCTACTATGACTTGGGATATCATTTCTCTCTATAAGCCCATCATGTTTTCTCAATATGAACAACAACTAACTTCAATCCTGTTTATATCTCAATGGGCTTCTTCATGTGATGATAGTTTCTAGTTGTAGAGTGGAAACCCCCACCTTGTAGTTCTCCTTCATGAAGGACAAGTCCATCATTACAACCATTCTCACATCTTAATTGACATGGCACTCTCTTGCTCTCATTAGAAGGATTGGATACCTCTTTGGAAGGAAGATGAGACATGCCTAGAAGTTGCAAATGCAAACAAGCAAATCTGTCAAAACTTTAGAAATATAATCAAATAGGAAGAGACTTAGGTATAATCCTTTACCTCCACGTCACTATCACTAGGGACCTTGGGTCTCACCAATATATGAAGACCTCAAGAAGTTATCTCATTTGAGTAGCTCCATCTCACTGATGTTACCTTTAAGAGAAGGAGCATGATTATTTCTAACGAATGGTTTTTAATGAGAACTCACGataagaaaaaaggaagaacACAAATGTATGAACTCTCCATAACCTAGTAAGTCCATGCAAGGTTGCCCATTGCAATTTCATTAGGAAAACAATTATGATGTAAGGCATGTGTATTCGCCCATGCAAAACTCATAATCTTATCCATTGTAGTGATCAGGGAGCATACATCCCCTATTGATTGTTTTCTAAGATAGATAAGATGGTTATCCATTGTATCATTTTCTTCCAAAGATGAGTCAAACTCTGAACTTCCCTCTTCCAGTATGAACAAACGAATGTTGTGCTATGTCAATTCTTACTTgcacaaataaacaaataaactaagTTTGCAATAATAAAGGAACCTTAAAGTTGAGTAACTTATTGTTTTATGAACTAGTGTAGCCCATCCTTCGATTTATGAAAGTAGACTCCAAGAGTATTAGAAGACTAAAAAATACTCAGGTTCtgagaaattaaaatgagtCATTCTCTTTTTATAACCAAATCAACGTAAAAGTGATAACCTATCATAATTGTTCAAGTCAATGCTACGACTTGTGTCTACTATCCTATGATGCAAACATGAAACTTCAATCAGATTTCGTTTCTAAAAAACTAAATGACAATTGTAATACGATAGCTCCTTACATGTGGAGTATCCACCTGAGAAGATACTATCTACAACAATCCATCCTTtaacaaacaattaaacatcTCTCACCCAAAGAATGTAATTTACCAGTTGGAATTTCTTAGAGTATCATCTAGATGAtggaaagttaaaaaaaaaaaagacttcatgttttatctgttttttaatcgttatcttattttttaataacttagtaggaaattgttatttgaatttaaatttcaaataaaaccaATAGGATTGTAACTATCTTCTCTCatcttttaaataaagaagattGTTCAAAGATAAGGgatgaaatataaataagtataacaAAACACAGACTCAATGCTTAGAATGAGATAAGCTTCAACCTAAAAGAAGTCTCTTACAAAATCCAATAATTCTCTCTAAGACTCAACTTACAATGAGTTATTCTCAAGacattttattgtaatatatatacacttgtTAGAACATTCTCTGAGAGttattaatgttataattaTGGATATAGACTTTCAAGCTATAAACCaaaccacattaaaaatcaCTCCGTATCTAactctttatttatatttattttatatcactGTAGTGGATATCAAAAATTAGCAAAGGATCCTCAAagtttattttacataaaactttgaattgcatatataaattgataacgaAAATTCTCATCTACAATACCTATAAATAATTCGATGATTATTTTGCATAATCCATGTAGTTTTAATACAACTATGGAATGAATATAAGCCAATATATGGTTGGATCAATTTTGGAGgacaaatgataataaaataaaagttgtaAAGTTTTTGTGACAACTATGtaccttattttattttattattgatatggTAACATGTAATTAAGTTacgtgattatttatttatttttcttattttagagtAACTTAATTACATAttgttatatcaatttatataaacaaattagtaaaatttatttatttatatatataatattaatttagaaggaaaaagaaaaacttagtcAAACAATTCATGGTGGAAtccaagaataaaaaaataaagtgaaaGGCCAGTGACTGGCTCACCCATCTTTGGAGATGTTGCATGGACAACCACTAGTTCAAGTTATTTGtctaattaatttacaaattattaattattatgcAAAATCATGGAAacttatgaaaattaattattatataaaattatgtgtaaaaataaattttgtaagtttATGTGTATAAATTAAGATAGAAACATGAAAGGATAACacgattatttattttttctctcactttaaaatcaaTTAGATGATAccattttagttttataaataattttatacattttatttattattattgacgTCACAATATCATAACTTTGAAACTTTTTTGTATTCTTCTTCTCCAATGTTTTCCAAGTGCTACAATTTCAAGAAAGCTCTAGCAGTAGCTGTAATGCTGAAGGAAAAAGGACAAAAGGTCAGTAGTCCAAGCCACCGGAGGATTTTACAGGTGTGGGCTAGCTCTCTATTCTCTAACGTTCTAGTGAACATAATGAAGAAGCTCATAAAAGAGTTTAATTGTAAAGAAGATGAACCCCGTTGTCAAAGGCTCAATAGCTAGGTCCAACAATGGAGGTGCATTAGCTCTGCTAAAATTCCAGAGAATTTTTAGTACAAAAGACGGTTCACCTCTCCAATATTTTCCTTAACTTGATTGACAAACTTTTTCTTTGCATATAAAGTTGGCGAGGCCTCTCCAACTCTCACAAAGAAGGAAACTCAGTTTCAGTTCCACCAAATATCCTTATAAATCATGAGCTACGCAGATGATGATGAGGCAAAACCCTAATTTACACCTGCTGGGCTGGAAGTCATACATGTAAACAATATCTCGTGCTCCAAGCGATATGTGAATGAGAGCCCATTGAGAAATGGAATGAGCATCAGGGCGACCATGTGGCACTGATAATTGCTATGGAGGCTTCCTTTGCTACAGCTTAAATTCTAGTCTTGCTATGGCAGTAAGTGCAAGTGGATAACCGCCACACTTGGAGGTGTCTGCTTGTCACATTAGACAGACGACTATAAAGGATACTCACAACATGTACTTCTTTGATATTGCTAATACGaagattaacaaaaaataataaaattatacgtatttattttaaatatataaatagatatatatttaatatgtgtcattatatgattgagtgattttgaattaaagataaaataacaatcaattatatgataacacatcatgtatgtacttatttatatatctaaaattaggTACTTATAACATTGCTTAGCAAAGAATACTATGATGAGACATTTGGTTGAGCctatttaaatattagtttggttatctatatttaattattaatattattttttaggatatagaaaaaaaatatattttaataatattttattatttataatgatgtgataaaaaatataataggtaatttgattaccgcttttattttagatatttaaaaaaatgctaaggtattttttattttgttatcattttattcttatttattaattttttaagacattttcaattaataatagagcagaagatttattcccacccaagttttagttaaTTCCCAAATACTAATTCACTggatttcaaaaacttaaatactcacatATAATCTAACTTCAgttaaatttttctgttaattataaaggtaaaattattattttatcattaatattaaaataaataaaattaaatctcaTTTCCCtcctcttaagtttaaaaagctATCCATTTTCCCactccaaagtttgaaaacttacattttcccccttgttagggttttatttttttatttgggtttTCTTCTAACTGATCGATTTAGGCTGTTGACTAGTCTTTTGTGTATCTCCCTCCCTTGTGGCTTCTTGGTGTGTTTTGTCCAAACATTGCATAGACATGTGCATCATTGTCTTTGCACTATAACATGCCTTTACAGTAAATTTTGCTAATTGATGCAAAATTAGGTTGATTTACAATCTATGGGTGGAAATTGAATGCAGGGGTTTCAACATTCGACGCGGTACactttaatcaattaatttatggCCGCAACTCTATgagacaaatataaattattttggaATCAAAATCAGGGGATATTGGTGGTTAACAATTGGTTAGTTTGGTCAAACAAATGCCCACTGCATTTGTGACATTTAGAGGGCGCATGAGTTGGATCTGTTGCTATCGAGAGGCGGCTGGACTTCTCTATTCagtcaaattttcttttcatggtGTTCACCGTTACACTAATGCATTTGTAACAACTTCAATCGATCGATAATGAAAGAAATTCATGGAGGGAAGAAAGATGGTCAAAATTGCAGCATTTGACTTCGCTTTTTCAGATGTCAGCTCTCGTTTATCAATGGCGGCTgtttatgaaaaaagaaaaccaaaatttgaactTCTGTTGCTTCCTCGAAGGGCTTCATCGTGTGGTCGTTggcttttctcttttatatgtGTTGTATATAAAGCAGTCTTCTCAGGAATAAACACCATTTATTTACAGGCGAAAACTCTATTTCCATGGAcgcttataattattattcttcttcatcTGCATACTTGCAGCAGGACTCAAGAGCTGAAGTAGAGGACATGAAAGCACCAAACTCTTATCATACAATGCTCCATGCAGCGCGTAAGGCTCCATTAAAGCCATGCAAGAAACCAATAGCACCTCTGCCACCGCCAGCAAGACCAAAAGTGTACAAAGTGGATCCTGTAAACTTCCGGGACCTGGTTCAAAAGCTGACTGGTGCACCCGAATGCCAGTCTCAACATCTCAAAAAATGTAGCTCCACCTCCACTGAATGTGACGCCAATCTCATGTTTTAGTAGAGTCAGTCGGGCAGTCGCTTCCCTCGCCAGCAAATTCGAAACCCCAGAAGTTTTCGGATTGTGGGATGGAATCGAATTCCTCTTGGATTGAGTTTGTCACCATCTTTTCATATCTGGTGTGCTTTCCCTCTTTTTAGTCCAGGAACTCTTTCCGGTTTGGAGCCACGCACGATTCTTTCGTTCTTTCAGAAATGTTGCTTCTACTATTTTCATGTATTATTTGGTTTTTAGTTTTGCTGGAAATGGTTAAACCTGATGTAAAATTAACTAAAGGTGATcccaattatttatattatcttatttaatttatcaataataaaaaaaatattataataattttttattatactgtGTCAAATAATATAGGTAATAaccttttattatcaatatagtcttgattttattataattatatttttatttattacttttttaagagaataataatttcaatttttattaatataacaaataatattaacaatattttaaaataattatatgcaaaaatatttaagtaaaataatttattaatattcttttattatctctaaccaaatataataattatttatacctactaaattttatcaaacataataataatttatatccaataattttttaaataattttttttaagataatcttttaattttaataataaaatattatttaaactgaaCATCTCATGTTAACTAATTATTATCAGGACCAAGCCAAGACGACTAACTTACTGTCAACTTTAAACCAGAAGAGTTGTGaagtcacaatatataaaatactaataGCATCACATAATTGATGAGTAATTTCAACAGAAAAGAACTCTGATTAAcgaaatatatacacacacaaaataCACATATATTGTTCAGAGGGAATAAATCAACCCTTGAAGTCTAAATCCTGCTCAACTGGACGCAGCCCTTTGATACCCGACCAGATAAACAAAGATTTAGGACATGGCATGGGTTAGAAACAAATATTAGTAATatagaagaaaggaaaaaattagTCCTATAGaaaatagatttaaatttttttgggatcataGGATGCTCTTCCAACTAGGGGTGAATTTGAAGCGAACTTGTTCAAGTTCGAAATGTTAAAGAATACAGAATATGATTCCTCTATATATACATTGTAAAAGTCATATTACACATCTCAGTAAGATTCCAAAAGGCTCAACATAAAGTTTTGACAACAGCGAATGGCAATTCAGATCAAAATTGTAGCATTTGTGTACCGGTAATTGAAGATATATCAGGTTTGACTCTCTCCCTATTGATCCCAGTAGTTCCTTAGCTGTGACATATGCAACAAAAGCTCATCTCTGCCCAAACCAGTGACACTACTGGTCATGATCCAAGGAGGGTGTTTTGGGTAGTTTTCTCTTATCAGCTCCTGGAAACTCCTGATGTTCTCATCAGGCTTTCTTCCTTTGGCCACCTTCATCTTGTCACATTTTGTGAAAACAAAAGTCATTGGTATCTGAACACAGCAGAAATTCAACAAAGGCAACGagagagtttgaattttagCTTGTGTCAACAAACTAGATATAAAACCGACAGAATTGTTGAGCTTAAGATTCCAGAGCA from Mangifera indica cultivar Alphonso chromosome 16, CATAS_Mindica_2.1, whole genome shotgun sequence includes the following:
- the LOC123198725 gene encoding U-box domain-containing protein 30-like, coding for MRTFQQPTMRDGVVGGDGQVLDLDTAVKDGVLGGVDGGVIGGGGVAEKLDLKKMIEELDLAEVPSVFICPISLEPMQDPVTLSTGQTYERCNILKWFSLGRYTCPTTMQELWDDSVTPNNTLYQLIHTWFSQKYLLVKKRSEDVQGRASELVETVKKVKGQARVQALKELRQLVAAHATARKTLVDQGGVAVISSLLGPFTSHVVGSEVIAILVNLTLNSESKTTLMQPAKVSLMVDMLNEGSIETKINCTRLIRKLMEVEDFRPEVVSRHSLLVGLMRLVKNKKHSSGILPGLKLLRSICLHKEVRSLIVSISAVPQLVDLLPSLDPECLELALCILDELSCVPEGRLALKDCENTIPNMVRLLMRVSESCTQYALSILWSVCKLAHEECSTIAVDAGLAAKLLLVIQSGCNPDLKQRSAELLKLCSLNYTDTIFISKCKLTRTIQ